In Longimicrobiaceae bacterium, the genomic stretch TCGGGATGCACGTGCACGTGGCCGTGCCGGAGCGGGTGGACCGGGCGCGGGTGATGAACTGCGCGCGGCTCTATCTCCCCCTGCTCCTGGCGCTGACCGCCAGCTCGCCGTTATACCTTGGAGAGGACACCGGGTACGCGTCCTACCGGTCCATCCTGTGGCGGCGGTGGCCGCGGACCGGGGCGCCGCCGCGCTTCGAGGACGCCGCCGAGTTCGATCGGCTGATCCGCGTGCTGCTGGAAACGGGGAGCATAGACGCACCCGGGCGGGTCTACTGGGACGTCCGCCCGCACCACCAGTATCCCACGCTGGAGTTCCGGGTGGCGGACGTGACGCCGCGGCTGGAGGACGCGGTCGCGGCGGCGGCGCTGGCCCGCGCGCTGACGGCGGGAGTGGTGGAGGGGGTCCTCCGCGAGCCGGAGCTCCCCGAGGTGATGCTGGGACCGCTGCTGCGGGAGAACGCCTGGAGGGCGTCGCGGGACGGGCTGGGAGCGGAGCTGGTGGATCTGGAGGGCGGCAGGATGGAGACGGTCCCCGCGCGCGAGGCGCTCCTCCGGCTGGCGGAGCGGCTGGCCCCGATCGCCGAGCGGCTGGGGGACGGTGAGGAGCTGGCGGGACTCCCCCGCGTGCTGGAGCGGGGGGACGCGGCCGCGCGGATCCGCGCCCGCGCGAAGCAGGCCGACGGGGACCTGCGCGAGGTGATCCGCTGGCTGGCGGACGAAACGGTGCTCGGGGTGGGACTGGACCGTCGCACGGAGCAGAGGGAGGCTTTGGTCGAATGAAGAGCATGCATCGGATTCGCGTAGCCGCGGGGGAGTCCGCCCCCGGCGCACAGGCGACGGGGAACGGGGCCGGCGGGGCGGGCGGCTACGAGATCCTGATCGGACCGGGGCTCGTGGCCTCGGTCCCCTCGATCGTCTCCCGCTGCGCGCCGGCGTACCGCTACGCCATCATCACCGACCACCACGTCGCCGAGCTGTACACGACGCGGCTCGCGCGCGCCCTCCACGGGGCGGGGCACGGGGTGGAGACCTTCGTCTTCCCCGCGGGGGAGGCGCAGAAGACGCGGCAGACCTGGGCCGAGATCACCGACGCCATGCTGGAGACGGGGATCGGCCGGGACTCCGCGGTGGTGGCGTTCGGCGGCGGGGTCACCGGCGACCTGGGCGGCTTCGTGGCGGCCACCTACATGCGAGGGCTCCCCTTCATCCAGGTACCCACCACGCTGCTGGCGATGATCGACGCCTCGGTGGGCGGCAAGGTGGGGGTGGACACACCGGCGGGGAAGAACCTGGTGGGAGCCTTCCACCAGCCCTGCTCGGTGATCATCGACCCGGAGCTGCTGCGCACCCTCCCCCCGGAGCACATGCGCGCCGGCCTTGCCGAGGCGGTGAAGCACGGCGCCATCGCGGACCGGGAGTACCTGGAGTGGATCGAGGAAGCGGCGGACGAGCTGATCGGCGGTGATCCGGAGGCGCTCTCACGGCTCATCGTGCGCTCGGTGGAGATCAAGGCGGAGCTGGTGATGCGCGACGAGCGAGAGTCCGGGCCCCGGAAGCTCCTCAACTTCGGCCACACCGTAGGGCACGCGGTGGAGGCGCTCTCCGGCTACCGGATGCTCCACGGCGAGGCGGTGTCCATCGGGATGGTGGCGGAGGCGCGCATCGCCGAGCGCATGGCAGTCGCGGGGCGGGGGACCACGGACCGCCTGCGCCGCGTCCTCACCCGACTGGGGCTCCCCACCGCGCTCCCGGTGACCTGGAACGTGGACGACGTGGTCGCCCGGACGCAGACGGACAAGAAGGGGCGCAACGGCCGGGTGGAGTACGCGCTGATCTGCGCTCCGGGGGTGCCGGCGCAGGGGATCGACGGCCGGTGGGGCTACGCGGTGTCGGACGAGGTGGCGAAGGGGGTGCTCGCCGGGGCCGCGGGGGCGAGGGTCTGAGGGAGTGATGGGGGGTCAGACCCCCGCACTTCGCACTTCAGTCCATCATGCCAGCATCTCCTTCATCCGCGCGAAGAAGCTCCCCTTCAGCTCTTCCCGGTCCTCTTCGGAGAGCGAGCTGGCCCCTGGGGTGCGGATCTCCAGCAGGTCGTGCGGGATCTCCTTGAGGAACCGGGAGGGTTGCCGCACCACCGGCTCGCGGACGGCGCGCGGGCGGCCGCCGGTCTCGCCGTCCGGGTCCGCCGGCTTCGGGCGGCCGCCGCGGGTGGCGCAGCCGGAAAGGGAGAGGCGGTGGCGCGCGCGGGTGATCCCCACGTAGAAGAGGCGCCGCTCCTCCGCGAGGGGGTCCGGGTCGCCGGGCTGGAGCTCGGCAACCGCGTTCACGCTGCGGGCGTGCGGTAGGATCTCCTCCTCCATCCCCACCATGAAGACGTGCGTGAACTCCAGCCCCTTGGCGGCGTGGAGGGTCATCAGCGTGACCTTGTCCGCCTCTTCCTCCTTTTCCTTGTCCTTCCGCGAGTCCTCGTCGTCCGTGAGGGAGACGCGCTCCAGGAAGGCCGCCAGGGTGGGCG encodes the following:
- a CDS encoding YbdK family carboxylate-amine ligase — its product is MGSPEEYTIGVEEEYQLVDGVTGDLKSRARFVIAWDWTGDIKPEMQENTVEVETRICAESACVRDELARLRFQAAVAAEARGLRVVAAGTHPFSGWQEQEFTPGEVYRKLRMEYRRLAETQNIFGMHVHVAVPERVDRARVMNCARLYLPLLLALTASSPLYLGEDTGYASYRSILWRRWPRTGAPPRFEDAAEFDRLIRVLLETGSIDAPGRVYWDVRPHHQYPTLEFRVADVTPRLEDAVAAAALARALTAGVVEGVLREPELPEVMLGPLLRENAWRASRDGLGAELVDLEGGRMETVPAREALLRLAERLAPIAERLGDGEELAGLPRVLERGDAAARIRARAKQADGDLREVIRWLADETVLGVGLDRRTEQREALVE
- the aroB gene encoding 3-dehydroquinate synthase, whose translation is MKSMHRIRVAAGESAPGAQATGNGAGGAGGYEILIGPGLVASVPSIVSRCAPAYRYAIITDHHVAELYTTRLARALHGAGHGVETFVFPAGEAQKTRQTWAEITDAMLETGIGRDSAVVAFGGGVTGDLGGFVAATYMRGLPFIQVPTTLLAMIDASVGGKVGVDTPAGKNLVGAFHQPCSVIIDPELLRTLPPEHMRAGLAEAVKHGAIADREYLEWIEEAADELIGGDPEALSRLIVRSVEIKAELVMRDERESGPRKLLNFGHTVGHAVEALSGYRMLHGEAVSIGMVAEARIAERMAVAGRGTTDRLRRVLTRLGLPTALPVTWNVDDVVARTQTDKKGRNGRVEYALICAPGVPAQGIDGRWGYAVSDEVAKGVLAGAAGARV